A window of the Penaeus monodon isolate SGIC_2016 chromosome 38, NSTDA_Pmon_1, whole genome shotgun sequence genome harbors these coding sequences:
- the LOC119597030 gene encoding pro-resilin-like: MNTKVFILLGLAAIAAADSFESYEYRPPQRRSSEESYESGEARYNFQWAVDHDDSGNNYGHQEARDGEDTQGSYYVHLPDGRLQTVKYFVDGDSGYVAEVNYDGEARFPDSYESASFESREYRPRYFYDSNESK, translated from the exons ATGAACACCAAG GTCTTCATCCTCCTCGGTCTGGCAGCCATTGCTGCTGCAGACAGTTTCGAGTCCTACGAATACAGGCCACCACAG AGACGCTCCTCTGAGGAATCTTACGAATCCGGAGAAGCCAGATACAACTTCCAATGGGCTGTCGATCACGATGACTCCGGCAACAACTACGGACACCAGGAAGCCCGTGACGGTGAAgacactcagggatcctactacgtgcacctccccgacggccgccttcAGACCGTCAAGTacttcgtggacggcgactccggctacgtggctgaggtcaacTACGATGGCGAGGCTCGTTTCCCCGACTCCTACGAGTCTGCTTCCTTCGAGTCCCGTGAATACAGGCCACGATACTTCTATGATTCTAATGAGTCTAAGTAA